From Woronichinia naegeliana WA131, the proteins below share one genomic window:
- a CDS encoding type II toxin-antitoxin system HicB family antitoxin produces MKSIKIIVEKHSDGYIAYPLGIQGVVVGEGDSYEDALNDVRSAIAFHIETFGESVLEAD; encoded by the coding sequence ATGAAATCCATTAAAATCATTGTGGAAAAGCATTCTGATGGCTATATTGCTTATCCATTGGGAATTCAAGGCGTAGTAGTCGGTGAAGGTGATAGCTATGAAGATGCTCTTAATGACGTGCGATCAGCGATCGCTTTTCATATTGAAACTTTTGGGGAATCAGTTCTCGAAGCCGACTAA
- a CDS encoding HEPN domain-containing protein, which yields MKIEQQQLLEKAKESLQAAQLLANNNLPAFATARAYYLMFYIAQAFLLGEDLTFSSHSAVIAAFGKTFIKTKRLPVEYHRYLIYAQEQRTDADYSLTPNITPKKAQDIIENAQRMLDFAQENVETA from the coding sequence ATGAAAATTGAGCAACAACAGTTATTAGAAAAAGCTAAAGAAAGTTTGCAGGCTGCACAATTATTAGCCAACAACAATTTACCCGCCTTTGCAACCGCAAGAGCTTATTATTTAATGTTTTATATTGCACAAGCATTTTTATTAGGAGAAGACTTAACTTTTTCTAGTCATTCAGCCGTTATTGCTGCCTTTGGCAAAACCTTTATCAAAACAAAACGCCTGCCTGTGGAATATCACCGTTATTTAATTTACGCACAAGAACAGCGAACAGATGCGGACTATAGCCTGACTCCAAATATCACCCCCAAAAAAGCCCAAGATATTATAGAGAATGCTCAAAGAATGCTCGATTTTGCTCAAGAAAATGTTGAAACGGCATAA
- a CDS encoding MAE_28990/MAE_18760 family HEPN-like nuclease codes for MSDSGLIQDFQEKSKEVKQYCLWLKNVESKMIQLSIGDHSANRNKIKSLDSELEETLKATVFLLLYNLVESTIRRAVEYIYDDLKNNQISFDDLNQSFQNHIIKILKDSSLKDKVWQPTIAITLITISADKDLSFAGNLDAKKIKETLKNYGITLTKQVGNMTNGEDLLIVKNARKDLAHGYSSFSEKSRNYTSGDLLAMQKRVTLFLKQVLMDVQNYVDQQNYLK; via the coding sequence ATGAGTGATTCAGGATTAATTCAAGATTTCCAAGAAAAATCAAAAGAAGTTAAGCAATATTGTCTATGGCTAAAAAATGTTGAGTCAAAAATGATTCAATTAAGTATTGGAGATCACTCTGCTAATCGAAATAAAATCAAATCTCTTGATTCAGAACTAGAAGAAACACTGAAAGCGACGGTCTTTTTACTGCTTTATAATTTGGTAGAATCAACGATACGAAGAGCAGTCGAATACATCTATGACGACTTGAAAAATAACCAAATTTCTTTCGATGATTTGAATCAGAGTTTTCAAAATCATATTATTAAGATTTTAAAAGATTCTTCTTTGAAAGATAAAGTATGGCAGCCGACTATAGCTATTACTCTCATTACCATCTCAGCCGATAAAGATCTATCCTTTGCTGGTAATTTAGATGCTAAAAAAATCAAAGAAACCTTAAAAAATTACGGAATTACACTTACAAAACAAGTTGGTAATATGACAAATGGTGAAGATTTACTCATCGTTAAAAATGCTAGAAAAGATCTCGCTCATGGATATAGTTCGTTTTCTGAAAAAAGTCGTAATTATACATCAGGTGATTTACTCGCAATGCAAAAAAGAGTGACTTTATTTTTAAAACAAGTTTTGATGGATGTTCAAAATTACGTTGATCAACAAAATTACTTGAAGTGA
- a CDS encoding acyl-CoA synthetase: MTLPLFARARQSSQNIAIVASGQAFSYGLLLQRSGQLARRLLQATADLQEQRVAFLVPPGFDYVVTQWGIWQAGGIAVPLCVSHPRPELEYVINQADASILIAHPQFESALSAIAAEKQIPLILTTDPLPEEIGPLPPLDPQRRALILYTSGTTGKPKGVVTTHHNIQAQVTSLMTAWQWTSRDRILHVLPLHHIHGIINVLTCALWAGAECHFLDKFAADVVWNRLSQGDLTLFMAVPTIYAKLIAAWEASDRDRQQQYSQGCANLRLMVSGSAALPVKVLEKWQGISGHFLLERYGMTEIGMALSNPLHGQRQAGCVGRPLPAVEVRLVDEQGLEVSVENPGEIQVKGPNVFLEYWRNPTATAQAFQDGWFRTGDMAIVSQGNYRILGRLSVDIIKTGGYKVSALEIEEVLRTHPAIQDCAVVGVMDAEWGERVCAALVLQPECHLNLETFRLWAKEQLAIYKVPTRILTLESLPRNAMGKVTKPAVVKYFYL, encoded by the coding sequence GTGACTCTTCCTCTTTTTGCGCGTGCGCGGCAATCTTCTCAAAATATCGCCATTGTTGCTTCTGGCCAGGCTTTTTCCTATGGATTGTTACTTCAACGTTCTGGCCAGTTAGCGAGGCGACTGCTACAAGCAACGGCAGATTTGCAAGAACAACGGGTGGCATTTCTCGTTCCGCCTGGCTTTGACTATGTTGTCACTCAATGGGGCATTTGGCAGGCAGGAGGAATTGCAGTTCCGCTCTGTGTTTCCCATCCTCGCCCCGAATTGGAATATGTGATCAACCAAGCCGATGCTTCCATTCTGATTGCCCATCCTCAATTTGAGTCAGCATTAAGCGCGATCGCCGCCGAAAAGCAAATACCGCTTATATTGACGACTGACCCCTTACCGGAAGAGATTGGCCCATTACCCCCTTTAGATCCCCAACGACGGGCCCTAATTCTCTACACCAGTGGCACAACGGGCAAACCCAAGGGAGTTGTTACCACCCATCACAATATTCAGGCACAAGTCACCAGTTTAATGACGGCCTGGCAATGGACAAGCCGCGATCGCATTCTGCACGTTTTACCCCTACACCACATTCACGGCATTATTAATGTGCTTACCTGCGCTTTATGGGCCGGAGCCGAATGTCATTTCCTCGATAAATTTGCCGCCGACGTGGTTTGGAATCGTCTCAGTCAAGGGGATTTAACCCTTTTTATGGCAGTTCCCACCATCTATGCTAAATTAATTGCCGCTTGGGAGGCCAGTGACCGCGATCGCCAACAACAATATTCCCAAGGCTGTGCTAACCTGCGTTTAATGGTATCGGGTTCAGCCGCCTTACCGGTCAAAGTATTAGAAAAATGGCAAGGAATCAGTGGTCATTTCCTCTTAGAACGCTATGGCATGACGGAAATTGGCATGGCCCTCTCTAATCCTCTCCATGGTCAACGACAAGCGGGTTGTGTGGGCAGACCTTTACCGGCTGTTGAAGTGCGTTTAGTGGATGAACAGGGCCTAGAAGTCAGTGTCGAGAACCCTGGCGAAATTCAAGTCAAAGGCCCCAATGTCTTTTTGGAATATTGGCGAAATCCTACTGCCACCGCTCAAGCTTTTCAGGATGGTTGGTTTCGCACTGGAGATATGGCCATTGTCAGCCAAGGGAACTATAGGATTTTAGGCCGCCTCAGTGTGGATATTATCAAAACCGGCGGCTATAAGGTATCAGCGTTGGAAATTGAAGAAGTTCTGCGTACCCATCCCGCTATTCAAGACTGTGCCGTTGTAGGTGTAATGGATGCCGAATGGGGGGAACGGGTCTGTGCGGCTCTGGTACTACAACCAGAATGTCATTTAAACCTAGAAACCTTTCGTCTCTGGGCCAAGGAACAATTAGCGATCTATAAGGTGCCAACTCGCATTCTGACCCTAGAATCCTTGCCCCGTAATGCTATGGGTAAGGTGACAAAGCCCGCCGTAGTTAAATATTTCTACCTGTAA
- a CDS encoding DUF262 domain-containing protein: protein MINTIQISSDKINPDKINKVEEQIRQQSKPVDYNTLEYPIEIIVQKYLDGEDKDENEIFIPDYQREMVWSDENQSKFIESIFLGLPIPYIFIADVSSEVESEDSARLEIIDGTQRVRTLARFLQNELVLKDLKKLTELNGLRFGNLSGSRQKRFRRIPLRMIQLTEEADEGIRRDLFERINSGSIELNEMEKRIGGQPGLFLDLIQDLAKTLKFQELCHFSQVQKDRRDPQEYVLRFYAFLYKYKEYPSKVHVFLDDFLINQNEELKKLREKNLKDFDDKINQINQEFNSMLDFVSKNCPEVFRVGVKEIRPTTRSKFESISVGISLALRENPNLSCKNFDFLKTDRFDRLTDKNSSSSRQKVEQRIEYVRDYLLKP from the coding sequence ATGATAAATACAATTCAGATATCATCGGATAAAATTAATCCAGACAAAATTAATAAAGTAGAGGAGCAAATACGTCAACAAAGTAAACCAGTTGACTATAACACTCTTGAATATCCAATTGAGATTATTGTTCAGAAATATTTGGATGGTGAAGATAAAGATGAAAATGAAATATTCATTCCAGATTATCAAAGAGAAATGGTATGGAGTGATGAGAATCAATCTAAATTTATAGAGTCAATTTTTCTAGGATTGCCTATCCCATATATCTTTATTGCGGATGTTTCATCGGAAGTTGAGTCAGAGGACTCTGCGCGATTGGAAATTATTGACGGGACTCAACGGGTGAGAACTCTTGCTCGATTTCTTCAAAATGAATTAGTTCTAAAAGATCTTAAAAAACTCACGGAGTTAAACGGTTTACGTTTTGGCAATCTTTCTGGTTCACGTCAAAAAAGATTTAGAAGAATACCATTACGAATGATCCAGCTTACAGAAGAAGCTGACGAAGGAATTCGTCGCGATTTGTTCGAGCGAATCAATTCAGGTAGTATTGAATTAAATGAAATGGAGAAGAGAATTGGAGGACAACCTGGCTTATTCTTAGACCTTATCCAAGATCTTGCTAAAACTTTAAAATTCCAAGAATTATGCCATTTTTCACAAGTTCAAAAAGATAGAAGAGATCCCCAAGAATATGTTTTACGATTCTATGCTTTTCTATATAAATATAAAGAATACCCTAGCAAAGTTCACGTTTTTTTAGACGATTTTTTGATTAATCAAAATGAAGAACTTAAGAAATTGAGAGAAAAAAACTTAAAAGATTTTGATGACAAAATCAACCAAATAAATCAAGAATTTAATTCAATGCTTGATTTTGTGTCTAAAAATTGTCCAGAGGTTTTCAGGGTTGGAGTTAAGGAAATAAGACCAACAACTAGAAGTAAGTTTGAATCAATTTCGGTTGGCATTTCCCTTGCTTTAAGAGAAAATCCAAATCTAAGCTGTAAAAACTTTGATTTCTTAAAGACTGATCGTTTTGATCGTTTAACAGATAAAAATTCCAGTAGTTCGAGACAGAAAGTTGAACAGCGCATTGAATATGTTAGGGATTATTTATTGAAGCCATGA
- a CDS encoding peptidase has translation MTYCLGLINRFGIVMGADSRTNAGVDYISAYRKLFDFSVTGERVIILCTSGNLSVSQGVINQIKRDLRSEEEQTLHTLMSMNDVAHYIGTKVRQIQDRDRLWLEQDKIDYHCSFLLGGQIRGEEPQLFLIYPQGNYIQATKETPFLQIGETKYGKPLLDRTITYDTPLEAMAKCALLSIDSTMKSNISVGPPINLVMYKTDSLTLRNKLQLRLGDPYLAKMRGLWEEYVRHAFESMPEVEWDANLVDSGENIFID, from the coding sequence ATGACCTACTGTTTAGGACTCATTAACCGTTTTGGCATTGTCATGGGAGCCGATTCCCGCACGAATGCTGGTGTTGACTACATTTCTGCCTATCGCAAACTCTTTGACTTTTCGGTAACAGGAGAACGGGTCATCATTCTTTGTACCTCTGGCAACTTATCCGTCAGTCAAGGCGTGATTAATCAAATTAAGCGGGATCTTCGTAGTGAAGAGGAGCAGACCCTGCACACCCTGATGAGCATGAATGACGTGGCTCACTACATTGGCACTAAAGTTCGTCAAATTCAAGACCGCGATCGCCTTTGGTTAGAGCAAGACAAGATTGACTACCATTGCAGCTTTCTGTTGGGAGGACAAATTCGGGGCGAAGAACCCCAGCTATTTCTCATTTATCCCCAGGGAAATTATATTCAGGCAACCAAAGAAACCCCTTTCTTGCAGATTGGCGAAACGAAATACGGTAAACCCCTATTGGATCGCACCATTACCTACGATACGCCCCTAGAAGCCATGGCCAAGTGTGCGTTATTATCAATTGACTCGACCATGAAATCCAACATTTCTGTTGGCCCACCTATTAATTTAGTCATGTATAAAACCGATAGTCTAACGCTGCGAAACAAATTACAGTTAAGACTGGGTGATCCCTATCTGGCTAAGATGCGGGGTTTATGGGAAGAATATGTGCGCCATGCCTTTGAATCCATGCCAGAGGTGGAATGGGATGCCAATTTAGTCGATTCTGGAGAAAATATTTTTATTGATTAA
- the psaK gene encoding photosystem I reaction center subunit PsaK, with protein MYSTLLLATTVPTTLEWSPKVAVVMIICNILAIAFGKFTIQQPSTGPAMPASNMFGGFGLGAVLGTTCFGHILGAGAILGLASIGVL; from the coding sequence ATGTATTCTACTTTATTACTGGCTACCACTGTCCCCACTACTCTGGAATGGAGTCCTAAAGTTGCTGTGGTGATGATCATTTGCAATATTTTGGCGATCGCCTTTGGTAAATTCACGATTCAACAACCCAGTACTGGCCCGGCTATGCCTGCTTCCAATATGTTTGGTGGATTTGGTCTGGGTGCAGTATTAGGTACAACTTGTTTTGGACATATTTTAGGAGCCGGTGCTATTTTAGGCTTGGCCAGCATTGGCGTTCTCTAA
- a CDS encoding glycine zipper domain-containing protein → MAPKIQRISLGLLSSILLPTNLVLAQQQFPEPFAYPTKGQTPEQQQQDHFACYTWAKQQTGVDPSQLSTATTTQSSQQGQVVQGAAKGSLLGVVGGAIGGNVGEGAAIGAGVGALAGLFRKREEQQQQAQVQAQTNKAEQQQLQTYYSAWTACMQGRGYTVN, encoded by the coding sequence ATGGCTCCCAAAATCCAAAGAATTAGCCTAGGGCTTTTAAGTTCTATTTTATTACCGACGAATTTAGTGTTAGCTCAACAGCAATTCCCTGAACCTTTTGCCTACCCGACCAAAGGGCAAACTCCAGAACAACAACAACAGGATCATTTTGCTTGCTACACTTGGGCAAAACAACAAACAGGGGTTGATCCTTCCCAATTGTCCACTGCTACCACTACTCAATCTTCCCAACAAGGTCAAGTGGTACAAGGAGCCGCAAAAGGTTCTCTCCTCGGTGTCGTAGGTGGGGCGATCGGCGGAAATGTGGGGGAAGGTGCGGCGATCGGTGCAGGCGTGGGAGCTTTAGCTGGATTATTTCGGAAGCGGGAAGAACAACAGCAACAGGCTCAAGTTCAAGCCCAGACAAATAAAGCAGAACAACAACAATTGCAAACCTACTATAGTGCATGGACAGCTTGTATGCAGGGACGCGGTTATACCGTTAATTAA
- a CDS encoding transposase: protein MQLCQRLEQILNNLRPAFSREATFQWFILLVWGVVLNSQPSAITSYVNAIGLTESYYNQALHWFDSKAFRVEGLTLQWSKWLSQHESLYRIKGKRVYVGDGIKVGKEGRKMPGVKRLHQESEDVSKPEWIRGHYFNALSILVGVGKACFALPLVLRLDDGIKSKATEKGEGKGKKKVKTSLVTKMADLCVTYAEAGSYVILDAYFACEPVLKSFRQNALHLITRVRCSTVAYAPFCSVPTLTGRGRPRIWGSSIKLEKLFALAADFPTAKVWLYGQQVTVSYQCFEFHWDSPHQLVKFVLTQLPNGRRLILLSTDLCLTGPEIIAAYGLRFKIEVTFRQLVHLLGSFAYRFWLKSLPTLPTWPSNLILSDYPQAVQTQILNKVEAFERFVNLNAIALGLLQILALELPQGIWANFPRWFRTLPSHGYPSERIAQLALQHQAQMIFPQSPPSLLLPKFLTAKLASSPSPDMLTFVA from the coding sequence ATGCAACTATGTCAGCGACTAGAGCAAATCCTCAATAATCTCCGTCCAGCCTTTAGCCGAGAAGCAACGTTCCAATGGTTTATCCTGTTAGTCTGGGGAGTAGTGCTCAACAGCCAACCCAGCGCAATAACTAGCTATGTCAATGCCATTGGCTTAACAGAGAGCTACTACAATCAGGCTCTACATTGGTTTGATTCCAAGGCGTTTAGGGTCGAAGGACTAACTTTACAATGGTCAAAGTGGCTAAGTCAGCATGAAAGTCTATACAGAATTAAAGGGAAACGGGTGTATGTGGGTGATGGCATCAAAGTGGGGAAAGAAGGACGCAAGATGCCAGGTGTAAAACGACTACACCAAGAATCGGAAGATGTGTCCAAGCCAGAGTGGATAAGGGGTCATTACTTCAATGCCTTGAGTATTTTGGTGGGAGTAGGGAAAGCCTGCTTTGCCTTGCCCTTAGTGTTGCGGCTAGACGATGGCATCAAGTCCAAAGCAACCGAGAAGGGGGAGGGAAAAGGCAAAAAAAAGGTGAAGACGAGCCTGGTGACAAAAATGGCTGACCTTTGTGTTACTTACGCAGAGGCAGGGAGTTATGTAATTTTGGATGCTTATTTTGCTTGCGAACCAGTGCTCAAAAGTTTTCGCCAGAACGCCTTGCATCTAATCACAAGAGTGCGTTGCTCCACCGTCGCCTATGCCCCCTTTTGTTCCGTGCCGACGCTGACGGGGAGAGGACGACCACGGATTTGGGGGAGTTCGATAAAACTAGAAAAGCTGTTCGCTCTGGCGGCGGACTTTCCGACAGCTAAAGTCTGGCTCTATGGTCAACAAGTCACGGTTTCTTATCAGTGCTTTGAGTTCCACTGGGATAGTCCCCATCAGCTCGTCAAGTTTGTTCTGACCCAATTGCCTAACGGACGACGACTGATTCTGCTTTCTACTGATCTCTGTTTGACTGGACCTGAGATTATTGCCGCTTACGGTCTCCGATTTAAGATTGAAGTCACTTTTCGTCAATTAGTCCATCTTTTGGGCAGCTTTGCCTATCGTTTTTGGCTTAAGAGTCTTCCTACTTTACCTACCTGGCCCAGCAATCTTATCCTCAGTGACTATCCACAAGCTGTTCAGACTCAGATTTTAAACAAGGTAGAAGCCTTTGAGCGTTTTGTTAACCTTAATGCCATTGCTTTAGGGCTACTTCAAATTCTCGCCTTAGAGTTACCCCAGGGGATTTGGGCTAATTTTCCTCGATGGTTTCGGACATTACCATCCCATGGCTACCCTAGTGAACGGATTGCTCAACTAGCCCTTCAACATCAAGCCCAAATGATTTTTCCTCAAAGTCCACCCAGTCTGCTTTTGCCTAAATTCCTTACCGCTAAACTTGCCTCTTCCCCAAGCCCTGATATGCTTACTTTCGTCGCATAG
- a CDS encoding nucleotidyltransferase domain-containing protein — protein sequence MDTSLIQNLNFSKQHPYLAEILEKFKQQIKNIYQEQLVKLILFGSQAKKQAKPDSDIDILVILKDKLINDEQHQKIINLISDLCLEYEVLISCVYVSEAQFNQEKSPLLLNIEREGIIV from the coding sequence ATGGATACTTCCTTAATTCAAAACCTTAATTTTTCCAAACAACATCCCTATCTTGCAGAAATTCTAGAAAAATTTAAACAACAAATCAAAAATATTTATCAAGAGCAACTAGTTAAATTAATTCTCTTTGGCTCCCAAGCAAAAAAACAGGCTAAACCTGACTCTGATATTGATATTTTAGTGATTTTAAAAGATAAGCTAATTAACGATGAGCAACATCAGAAAATTATTAATCTTATCTCTGATTTGTGTTTAGAGTACGAAGTATTGATCAGTTGTGTTTATGTTAGCGAGGCTCAATTTAACCAAGAAAAAAGTCCATTGCTCCTAAATATTGAGCGAGAGGGAATTATTGTATGA
- the rpe gene encoding ribulose-phosphate 3-epimerase: MSQKPIVVSPSILSADFSRLGEEIEAVDRAGADWIHVDVMDGRFVPNITIGPLIVEAIRPYTKKPLDVHLMIVEPEKYVADFAKAGADIISVHAEHNASPHLHRTLCQIRELGKQSGVVLNPSTPLDFLEYVLPVCDLVLIMSVNPGFGGQSFIAEMVPKIKQLRRMCDEQGLDPWIEVDGGLKPNNTWQVLEAGANAIVAGSAVFKAPNYAEAIEGVRHSKRPEPQLVGV, encoded by the coding sequence ATGTCCCAAAAACCCATTGTCGTTTCCCCCTCGATTTTATCGGCAGATTTTAGTCGCTTAGGGGAAGAGATTGAAGCTGTTGATCGGGCCGGAGCCGATTGGATCCATGTAGATGTCATGGATGGACGCTTTGTTCCCAATATCACCATTGGCCCCTTGATTGTGGAAGCCATTCGTCCCTATACAAAAAAGCCTTTAGATGTTCATTTAATGATCGTTGAACCCGAAAAATATGTAGCAGACTTTGCGAAGGCAGGGGCAGATATTATCTCGGTTCATGCAGAACACAATGCTTCTCCCCATTTACACCGGACTCTTTGTCAGATTCGGGAATTGGGTAAACAGTCTGGGGTTGTGCTCAATCCTTCGACTCCTTTGGACTTTTTGGAATATGTGCTGCCCGTTTGTGACTTGGTGTTAATTATGAGTGTTAACCCTGGTTTTGGTGGCCAAAGTTTTATTGCTGAAATGGTTCCCAAAATTAAACAACTGCGTCGGATGTGTGATGAGCAGGGCTTAGATCCCTGGATCGAAGTCGATGGCGGACTAAAACCCAATAATACCTGGCAAGTTTTAGAAGCGGGTGCTAATGCGATTGTTGCAGGTTCGGCTGTCTTTAAGGCTCCCAATTATGCAGAGGCGATCGAAGGGGTACGTCATAGTAAACGCCCTGAACCTCAACTCGTTGGTGTATAG
- a CDS encoding type IV pilin-like G/H family protein: MAVRKISIFLLGTISSVLLGFLGQKFSLIAPVQAQDNPPDQAQNAALQAVAKMTEGQRTYYQTNGQFKATVDNIQQDFGVILPQTFDYAVRTTSEAAYSYVIPAQSPLKDQLKAYVGAAFLTPNQNPKITTIICENNKPGTIRPADPQLVRGTDLNNPTKLALICGDFSTQVPASMFNE; the protein is encoded by the coding sequence ATGGCTGTACGCAAGATTTCTATTTTCTTGTTAGGGACAATTTCCTCTGTTCTATTAGGTTTTTTAGGACAAAAATTTTCCCTCATTGCTCCCGTCCAAGCCCAGGATAATCCACCTGATCAGGCTCAAAATGCCGCGCTACAAGCTGTTGCCAAAATGACTGAGGGCCAGCGTACCTATTACCAAACAAATGGTCAATTTAAAGCAACAGTTGACAATATTCAACAAGACTTTGGGGTTATTCTACCTCAAACCTTTGACTATGCGGTACGAACAACGTCGGAAGCGGCATATAGTTACGTTATTCCAGCCCAATCTCCTTTAAAAGATCAGTTGAAAGCCTATGTGGGGGCTGCATTTCTCACCCCAAATCAAAATCCTAAAATTACGACAATTATTTGTGAGAATAATAAACCAGGAACCATTCGTCCCGCCGATCCTCAACTTGTCCGAGGAACTGATTTGAATAATCCCACTAAGCTTGCTTTAATCTGTGGGGATTTTTCTACGCAAGTTCCTGCCTCTATGTTCAATGAATAG
- a CDS encoding DUF2092 domain-containing protein, with the protein MITPLLLVAFPLIGSCFLISSVRADNLPKTAPLNQPLISANPQKNLEPKAIAILKAMSDRLAKARTLQFTAVTTYESPSRLGPALAYHTLSNVILQRPNKLQVISPGDGPASEFYYNGKTLVAFAPTENLVAIAEAPDTIDQALKFAYDTAAIYFPFMDFLVADPYGDIAGDLKTAFYIGQSQVIDGTTTDMIAIATDKVFAQIWIGTKDKLPRMIRAVYRNDPSRLRHQVAFSNWQLDVPISADTFGSTRANSAKPIPFKRPEPEPLEKKPVSKP; encoded by the coding sequence TTGATTACTCCATTGCTTTTAGTTGCTTTTCCTCTGATTGGTAGCTGTTTTTTGATTTCGAGTGTGAGGGCTGATAATTTACCCAAAACTGCTCCACTTAATCAGCCTTTAATTTCGGCCAATCCCCAGAAAAATTTGGAACCAAAAGCGATCGCAATTCTCAAAGCCATGAGCGATCGCCTAGCAAAAGCTCGCACTTTACAATTTACCGCAGTTACCACCTATGAAAGTCCGAGTCGTTTGGGGCCAGCTTTGGCCTATCACACCCTGTCTAATGTAATTTTGCAACGACCGAATAAGTTACAAGTTATTTCCCCTGGCGATGGCCCCGCCTCAGAGTTTTATTACAACGGTAAGACCTTAGTAGCTTTTGCACCTACAGAAAATTTAGTGGCGATCGCCGAGGCTCCTGACACCATTGATCAAGCGTTAAAATTTGCCTATGACACAGCGGCCATTTATTTTCCATTTATGGATTTTTTAGTGGCTGATCCCTATGGAGATATTGCAGGGGATTTAAAAACGGCCTTTTATATTGGTCAATCTCAAGTTATTGATGGTACAACTACCGACATGATTGCGATCGCTACTGATAAAGTTTTTGCCCAAATTTGGATCGGCACAAAGGACAAATTACCCCGCATGATTCGGGCAGTTTATCGAAATGATCCCTCACGGTTACGCCATCAAGTGGCATTTTCCAATTGGCAGTTAGATGTACCTATTTCTGCTGATACCTTTGGTTCGACCCGTGCGAATTCGGCGAAACCCATTCCCTTTAAACGTCCTGAACCCGAACCGCTTGAGAAAAAGCCTGTTTCTAAACCCTAA
- a CDS encoding formylglycine-generating enzyme family protein, which translates to MAWACPDGMVEMPGGTFRMGADNQWPEERSAEAVTVSPFCLDAQEITNAQFAQFVKETGYLTVAERPLSKEQFPELTEEERSPGSVVFQALSPGQAIAELSWWHWQPGADWQHPEGLSSTIQGKENHPVVHVAFEDAQAYANWAGKALPTEAQWEFAARGGLKDQIFAWGNTYNPKKANTWQGEFPVKNTKEDGYFGTAPIGSFPPNGYGLYDMTGNVWEWTQDWYEVGHDRQAHQVDPVMNNEKASFDPRDPGVAKHVIKGGSFLCARNYCSRYRPSAREAQSPDTGTSHIGFRLVNKAE; encoded by the coding sequence ATGGCTTGGGCCTGTCCTGACGGTATGGTGGAAATGCCAGGGGGAACTTTTCGGATGGGAGCTGATAATCAATGGCCAGAGGAACGATCTGCTGAAGCGGTTACGGTTAGCCCCTTTTGTTTGGATGCCCAGGAGATAACCAATGCCCAATTTGCCCAGTTTGTGAAAGAGACAGGTTATCTTACTGTTGCCGAACGACCCTTATCGAAAGAACAATTTCCTGAACTAACGGAAGAGGAGCGATCGCCTGGTTCCGTCGTCTTTCAAGCATTATCCCCAGGGCAAGCGATCGCAGAATTAAGTTGGTGGCATTGGCAACCAGGAGCAGATTGGCAACATCCTGAAGGTCTAAGTAGTACGATTCAAGGGAAGGAAAATCATCCCGTTGTTCATGTAGCTTTTGAAGATGCCCAAGCCTATGCAAACTGGGCTGGAAAAGCATTACCAACGGAAGCACAATGGGAATTTGCGGCACGAGGGGGCCTAAAAGACCAGATTTTTGCATGGGGTAACACCTATAACCCCAAAAAAGCCAATACTTGGCAGGGAGAATTTCCCGTCAAAAATACCAAGGAAGATGGTTATTTCGGTACGGCTCCCATAGGTTCGTTTCCCCCTAATGGCTATGGCTTGTACGATATGACAGGTAATGTGTGGGAATGGACGCAGGATTGGTATGAGGTGGGACATGATCGCCAAGCCCATCAAGTTGATCCAGTTATGAATAACGAAAAAGCAAGTTTTGATCCCCGTGATCCAGGCGTTGCCAAACACGTTATTAAAGGCGGTTCGTTTTTATGCGCTCGCAATTATTGCAGTCGGTATCGTCCCTCTGCACGGGAAGCACAATCCCCTGATACAGGAACTTCCCACATTGGTTTTCGTTTAGTTAATAAAGCTGAATAA